TGTCAATAAGTGTTCTATTTATTATTAAAAGAGTTTTAGCTGGCTCGACTTTAAATGAAAACTTTTTCGATGGTACGGCGTAAAGCCATATTTTGCAATCGCTTCAGCATGTTCTGCAGTTGGATAGCCTTTATTTGAAATCCAATTATAATTAGGAAATTTTTCATGCAACTCTTTCATATAATCATCTCTGTA
Above is a window of Bacteroidia bacterium DNA encoding:
- a CDS encoding ribonuclease HII, which produces YRDDYMKELHEKFPNYNWISNKGYPTAEHAEAIAKYGFTPYHRKSFHLKSSQLKLF